CGCAGGCGGAGGATCCTCCCCTCCGCCGTCGCCAGGTGGTGCTCCCGTCCGTCAGGCCTGTTTCGGGATCAGGAGGCCGTTCTTTCCCGCATACTGCTTTCCGACGAAGCAGCCCTTGGGAATCATCGCGTGGATCCCGATCGTATAATCAACGAGCTGCGTCACGTGGAAGTCGACCGCCTGGGAACAGAAAGCGTAGGCCTCCATCGGCTCCATTCCGTAGTGTCTGTTCAGGAACGAGACCGCCTGCCGCGCCGCCATCTGGCACGATTTGTAGGCGTCGGTATGCATCCCCATCATGATCCAATGGGTCGGACTCGACCCCACGGGCCAGTCGATCAGCTTGCCCAGATCCTTTCTCACGGTGAAGCGCAGGGTGAAGTTCTTGAAGAACCCTTCCAGGGCGTTCAGGTTGATCTCCCCGTGCCCCTGGGCGAAATGGGAGTCGCCGGTCTTGAATCCCGCGCCTTTCACCCAGACCGGCAGGTAGAGAACGGTTCCCTTGATCAGGTCCTTGTTGTCGAGATTGCCGCCGTGCCGGCCGGGGGGCACGTTGCTCCACATCCCCTTCTCGGGCAGCTCGACGCCGATCGTCCCCGGGAACGGGCGCACGGGGATCTTGATTCCCGGCTGGAACTCGAACGTCCAGTCCTTCCGGTTCACGGTGTACCAGCGGACCTTTCCCTTCGGGTAATCCTCCTTCAGGAGGCCGAGGTTCACGAAGGAGGTCTCCGGGTTCAGGTTGAAGCCGTAGGGGCCGGGATCGATATCGAGAAGTTCGACCTGCAGGAAGTCGCCCGGCTCGGCATCCTCGACGTAGATCGGGCCGGTCAGGTGATGGTGGCCCGCCCCCTTGCGGATCTTCTGGGCGCCCGTGACCTCGTCCGGGAAGAAGTAGGTCTCCGGGGTCTTGTCGATGACCTCCTTGAACCAGGTCATCCAGTCATTGATGTCGGCTCCCGGCTTCATCCGGCTCATGAGGTGCGTGCCGGTTTCCACGTACACCGTGTCGCCCGACTTGATCGTCAGGACCGGCGGCGTGGAGTTGTCCCAGTAACCGTCCGTAGAGGTCTTCTCGTTGCAGGCGAGCACGTGGACCTTGCCCTTCGGGCCCGCCTTCTTCGCTTCGGCGGCCCGGGCCTCCGGAATGGCGAAATCGCTCAAGGCGAATGCCGTGCCCGCCGCGCCGGCGTATTTCAGGAAATCCCTGCGGTCGATCCCTGCCCTTCCCTT
This DNA window, taken from Thermodesulfobacteriota bacterium, encodes the following:
- a CDS encoding acetamidase/formamidase family protein: MGDGRKDRNKGRAGIDRRDFLKYAGAAGTAFALSDFAIPEARAAEAKKAGPKGKVHVLACNEKTSTDGYWDNSTPPVLTIKSGDTVYVETGTHLMSRMKPGADINDWMTWFKEVIDKTPETYFFPDEVTGAQKIRKGAGHHHLTGPIYVEDAEPGDFLQVELLDIDPGPYGFNLNPETSFVNLGLLKEDYPKGKVRWYTVNRKDWTFEFQPGIKIPVRPFPGTIGVELPEKGMWSNVPPGRHGGNLDNKDLIKGTVLYLPVWVKGAGFKTGDSHFAQGHGEINLNALEGFFKNFTLRFTVRKDLGKLIDWPVGSSPTHWIMMGMHTDAYKSCQMAARQAVSFLNRHYGMEPMEAYAFCSQAVDFHVTQLVDYTIGIHAMIPKGCFVGKQYAGKNGLLIPKQA